In a genomic window of Thermoproteus tenax Kra 1:
- the modD gene encoding ModD protein: MRSRLEAWLLEDLGSYDLTTEVLGIGGLRGVAQLFAREEAVVAGSEEAAEVYRLAGCGEVEVVKRSGQLARRGNVVLRAVGEARCLHAAWRTAQEVVAWASGVATKTRRLVELARRVNPRVVVAATRKTPPGLRALYHKAVLAGGGMVHRCCLSDGVLVFRNHLVFLGDGALQKAARAVAVRPAGVEVSTVEEAVEAAKAGFSYIQLERMTPEEVAEAAARIRAVNPRVVVGASGGIDEHNIASYAPHVDVVVTSAPYRAPPIDLGTEMAPL, translated from the coding sequence ATGAGGAGCCGGCTGGAGGCTTGGCTTTTGGAGGATCTGGGGAGCTACGACTTGACTACTGAGGTTCTAGGCATCGGGGGTCTGAGGGGGGTTGCCCAACTCTTCGCCAGGGAGGAGGCGGTGGTAGCTGGGTCTGAGGAGGCGGCTGAGGTGTACAGGCTGGCGGGCTGCGGGGAGGTGGAGGTGGTTAAGAGGAGCGGCCAGCTGGCGCGGAGGGGCAACGTCGTGTTGCGGGCGGTGGGGGAGGCCCGGTGTCTACACGCCGCCTGGAGGACGGCGCAGGAGGTCGTTGCTTGGGCCTCGGGGGTCGCCACGAAGACGAGGAGGCTGGTGGAGCTGGCGCGGCGGGTCAACCCAAGGGTCGTGGTGGCGGCTACGCGGAAGACGCCGCCCGGCCTGAGGGCCCTGTATCACAAGGCGGTGCTGGCGGGAGGGGGTATGGTCCACAGGTGTTGCCTCTCCGACGGCGTACTCGTCTTTAGAAACCACCTGGTCTTTCTGGGGGATGGGGCTCTGCAGAAGGCCGCAAGGGCGGTTGCGGTTAGGCCAGCCGGCGTGGAGGTGTCCACCGTCGAGGAGGCCGTTGAGGCGGCGAAGGCAGGTTTTAGCTATATCCAGCTGGAGCGGATGACCCCGGAGGAGGTGGCGGAGGCGGCGGCGAGGATCAGGGCGGTGAACCCCCGCGTGGTGGTGGGGGCGTCGGGGGGCATAGACGAGCACAACATCGCGTCTTATGCCCCACATGTGGACGTGGTGGTTACCTCTGCCCCGTACCGCGCGCCGCCTATAGACTTGGGGACTGAGATGGCACCTTTATAG
- a CDS encoding ABC transporter substrate-binding protein — protein sequence MQRVILIGVIALVLVAIVFFLLQSQQPPQKTPETAATTATKTCSGSPLGYVAPMLVKVVRDAAAAAGLGTGGIQSMGCIEGLRRIQGGARPDIFACVDIELRPDAERAGALQTYSLGRFKLALVCRSPTTLEELASAKTVFADPNKAPIGYRELAAAWMLSRDLGVNLTAKYTALGVRFVYNGTLYIYIPSSLPNTEMIDVAPNLDGAWAKFEAGAGRCMFAYVPFLLGKGLQLRPAGNGTSYWEPYTAEADGRIYYVYVFKPPYDFVEDPPIKAVAVLLGPPVKTIRVGHFEAFVASYTELGNCVIESLKKMDLSKYGFIK from the coding sequence ATGCAACGGGTGATCCTAATCGGGGTCATAGCTCTAGTCTTGGTAGCAATAGTCTTTTTCCTGTTACAGTCCCAACAGCCACCACAGAAGACACCCGAGACGGCGGCTACAACGGCGACCAAGACGTGCTCGGGCTCGCCTCTGGGGTATGTGGCGCCTATGTTGGTCAAGGTGGTTAGGGATGCTGCAGCGGCCGCGGGGCTCGGCACAGGGGGTATACAGTCTATGGGATGTATAGAAGGCCTCAGGAGGATACAGGGCGGGGCTAGACCGGACATATTTGCATGCGTAGACATAGAGCTAAGGCCGGATGCCGAGAGGGCGGGAGCCCTCCAGACCTACTCGCTGGGGAGGTTCAAGCTGGCCCTCGTCTGCAGAAGCCCCACGACGCTTGAGGAGCTGGCCTCCGCCAAGACGGTCTTCGCAGACCCCAACAAGGCCCCCATCGGCTATAGGGAGCTCGCCGCCGCGTGGATGCTGTCTCGGGACCTCGGCGTCAACCTCACGGCGAAGTACACCGCCCTGGGGGTGAGGTTTGTATACAACGGCACGCTCTACATCTACATACCCAGCTCCCTCCCCAACACAGAGATGATAGACGTAGCCCCCAACCTGGACGGCGCTTGGGCTAAGTTCGAGGCGGGGGCGGGCCGCTGCATGTTCGCCTACGTCCCCTTCCTCCTCGGCAAAGGCCTCCAGCTTAGGCCCGCCGGCAACGGTACTAGCTACTGGGAGCCATACACAGCCGAGGCGGACGGGAGGATCTACTATGTGTACGTCTTCAAGCCGCCCTACGACTTCGTGGAGGACCCGCCCATCAAAGCCGTGGCCGTCCTCCTTGGCCCGCCGGTCAAAACCATAAGGGTTGGCCACTTCGAGGCCTTCGTGGCCTCCTACACGGAGTTAGGCAACTGCGTCATAGAGTCGCTGAAGAAGATGGATTTGTCGAAGTACGGGTTTATCAAATGA
- a CDS encoding sulfate ABC transporter permease yields MLFSVVLALAAVAFIVLLLFILPIAYLGALPPGFAETFLLTALFSGAAAGLGLLPGLAVAVWGRGGWRAAAAQILYAPAVVPPTAVGVLLLAAFRNPLLPEWLYGFFVNRAAGVLLAMFVMALPVSYAVFDGALKDVKAELYFRSLGLGGLRLLAALLLSLRRAAAAAFLLSFLRGFGELGVLLIFASYPPTMPIYIYQTFLQEGLGATVAASMAVAALGVSTAYLLRLWLSR; encoded by the coding sequence GTGTTGTTCTCTGTGGTTCTGGCCTTGGCCGCCGTTGCGTTTATAGTACTCCTACTATTTATACTGCCTATCGCCTACCTAGGGGCGCTTCCGCCGGGGTTCGCGGAGACGTTTCTCCTCACTGCTCTGTTTAGCGGGGCGGCGGCTGGGCTTGGCCTGCTCCCGGGGCTGGCCGTGGCCGTCTGGGGCCGTGGGGGCTGGCGGGCGGCCGCGGCGCAGATCCTCTACGCGCCTGCCGTCGTGCCGCCTACGGCGGTGGGGGTTCTCCTCCTGGCGGCCTTTAGGAACCCCCTCCTGCCGGAGTGGCTCTACGGCTTTTTTGTGAACAGGGCGGCGGGGGTCCTCCTGGCGATGTTCGTCATGGCTCTGCCGGTGTCCTACGCGGTTTTCGACGGAGCGCTTAAGGACGTGAAGGCGGAGCTCTACTTCAGGTCGCTGGGGCTTGGGGGGCTTAGGCTTCTGGCGGCTCTCCTCCTCTCGCTGAGGAGGGCGGCCGCGGCGGCTTTCCTGCTGTCCTTCCTCCGGGGCTTCGGGGAGCTTGGGGTGCTCCTCATTTTCGCCTCCTACCCGCCAACCATGCCCATCTACATATACCAGACCTTCCTCCAGGAGGGGTTGGGCGCCACGGTGGCGGCCTCCATGGCCGTCGCGGCTCTGGGGGTCTCCACGGCATACCTACTGAGGCTATGGCTGTCGAGGTGA
- a CDS encoding ATP-binding cassette domain-containing protein, translated as MAVEVRGLRARRGRFQLEVERLSVNSVTVVLGRNGSGKTTLLDAIAGAIPAEGSVEACGREVSRLPPEERGLVYIQSTPVDPPGGPRRFLRWVAARWGRGEREVEEVAALLGIRELLDRRGLSTGQKQLVNIAAGLLAGACGFLMDEPTSHLDWFNKQLVDDAVRRLGKPVLYVTHDPYEAAYIGDVICVMEEGRLKRCVENNPIDLAKPLVERLLQPENLAAARR; from the coding sequence ATGGCTGTCGAGGTGAGGGGGCTTAGGGCCAGGAGGGGGAGGTTCCAGCTGGAGGTGGAGCGCCTCTCCGTCAACTCCGTCACGGTGGTGCTCGGGAGAAACGGCAGCGGGAAGACGACGCTACTCGACGCGATAGCCGGCGCCATACCGGCGGAGGGGTCGGTGGAGGCGTGTGGGAGAGAGGTCTCGCGCCTCCCGCCGGAGGAGAGGGGGCTCGTATATATACAGTCCACGCCGGTGGACCCCCCCGGCGGCCCCAGGAGGTTCCTGAGGTGGGTGGCGGCGAGGTGGGGCCGGGGGGAGCGGGAGGTGGAGGAGGTGGCCGCCCTCCTGGGCATAAGGGAGCTTCTGGACAGGAGGGGCCTCTCCACCGGCCAGAAGCAGCTTGTCAACATCGCGGCGGGCCTCCTGGCGGGGGCCTGCGGCTTCCTCATGGACGAGCCCACCTCCCACTTGGACTGGTTCAACAAGCAGCTTGTGGACGACGCAGTGAGGAGGCTGGGCAAGCCCGTCCTCTACGTAACCCACGACCCCTACGAGGCCGCCTACATAGGCGACGTCATATGCGTCATGGAGGAGGGCCGCTTAAAGAGGTGCGTGGAGAACAACCCCATCGACCTGGCTAAGCCCCTCGTGGAGAGGCTCCTCCAGCCAGAAAACCTAGCCGCCGCTCGGCGCTAA
- a CDS encoding ABC transporter ATP-binding protein — MVSIKIEEVEFSYPSRPALRGVTVEIPPRSFTAVLGPNGAGKSTLMKIMASVLKPRRGAVYFDGRIPRREELYRTVGYVPQRATPGGRLRVIDLVVSSRKPYFRFFPTAGDYRAAEDALKRVGISHLRDRFLEELSGGEFQLVLLARALAVEPRVLLLDEPFNNLDLRHQLEAASLLRKLSSDVTVVAVLHDLNMALRYADYAIFMSRGEVYAAGPIKAVFREDVIYDVYGVKTKILWEIPAVVPQQPPG; from the coding sequence ATGGTGAGTATTAAGATAGAAGAGGTTGAGTTCAGCTACCCTTCACGGCCGGCGCTTAGGGGGGTCACCGTGGAGATCCCGCCGCGGTCTTTTACGGCGGTGCTCGGGCCAAACGGGGCTGGGAAAAGCACCCTCATGAAGATCATGGCGTCTGTCCTAAAGCCCAGGAGGGGGGCGGTGTACTTCGACGGGAGGATTCCGCGGAGGGAGGAGCTGTATAGGACGGTGGGCTACGTCCCGCAGAGGGCCACCCCGGGGGGCCGGCTGAGGGTCATCGACCTGGTGGTGAGCTCTAGGAAGCCCTACTTCCGCTTCTTCCCCACCGCTGGGGACTACAGAGCCGCCGAGGATGCCCTCAAGCGCGTCGGGATCAGCCACTTGAGGGATAGGTTTCTGGAGGAGCTGAGCGGAGGCGAGTTCCAGCTGGTCCTCCTGGCTAGGGCACTCGCGGTGGAGCCGAGGGTCCTCCTGCTGGATGAGCCCTTCAACAACCTAGATCTGAGACACCAGCTGGAGGCGGCCTCGCTATTGAGGAAGCTCTCCAGCGACGTCACTGTGGTGGCTGTTCTACACGATTTGAACATGGCACTGAGGTACGCCGACTACGCCATATTTATGTCCCGCGGGGAGGTATACGCCGCGGGGCCTATAAAAGCCGTCTTTAGAGAAGACGTCATATACGACGTCTACGGCGTCAAGACGAAGATACTTTGGGAAATTCCCGCAGTAGTTCCTCAACAGCCGCCGGGATAA
- a CDS encoding FecCD family ABC transporter permease, whose product MRVLASYLLLVGVLVALFLSSLSVGAYNYSPLDVLKAALWGSGTEALVAKMRLARAVTAVAVGATLAVAGAALQAVLRNPLASPFTLGIPQAAALGVAVAVMVAGAGTVTRGLLDISNPYLVVGLAFLSALLNGLLVLFLASLTGFSVASVVLAMVVVSSVYQAALALLQYLYLNDIQTAAVVFWTFGDVGRPSYWESFMLLAVAAASALYFLANSAGYNLVAVGEEVAKTSGVDPARLRLTTLVAVTLAVAVLVSFTGVIGFVGLAAPHIARLLVGGSHTRLIPASAAAGAALVLGADIVGRVAKPPVIIPVGITLSFVGAAFILALLFRLRKYGEY is encoded by the coding sequence ATGCGGGTCTTAGCATCGTATCTCCTGTTGGTTGGGGTTTTGGTGGCACTTTTCCTCTCCTCGCTTTCAGTTGGAGCGTACAACTACAGCCCTCTGGATGTGCTTAAGGCGGCGTTGTGGGGATCTGGGACTGAGGCGCTTGTGGCGAAGATGCGTCTAGCGAGGGCTGTGACGGCTGTGGCTGTGGGGGCTACGCTTGCGGTTGCGGGGGCCGCTCTACAGGCGGTTTTGAGGAACCCCCTCGCCTCGCCCTTCACCCTCGGGATCCCCCAGGCGGCAGCCTTGGGCGTGGCTGTGGCGGTGATGGTGGCGGGGGCGGGGACAGTCACGCGCGGTCTGTTGGACATATCCAACCCCTACCTCGTCGTGGGGTTGGCCTTCCTCTCGGCCCTCTTGAACGGCCTCCTCGTGCTCTTCCTCGCCTCGTTGACCGGCTTCAGCGTGGCCTCTGTGGTTCTGGCGATGGTGGTGGTCTCCTCCGTGTATCAGGCGGCGCTGGCCCTCCTCCAGTACCTCTACCTCAACGATATACAGACGGCGGCTGTGGTCTTCTGGACGTTTGGAGACGTGGGGAGGCCCAGCTACTGGGAGAGCTTTATGCTTCTCGCCGTGGCGGCCGCCTCAGCTCTCTACTTCCTCGCCAACTCGGCGGGGTACAACCTGGTGGCCGTGGGGGAAGAGGTGGCGAAGACCTCGGGGGTGGACCCCGCCAGGCTGAGGTTGACCACCCTCGTGGCCGTGACGCTGGCGGTGGCGGTGTTGGTGTCCTTCACGGGGGTAATCGGCTTCGTGGGCCTGGCGGCTCCGCATATAGCGAGGCTTCTGGTGGGGGGAAGCCACACGAGGCTTATCCCCGCCTCCGCGGCGGCCGGCGCCGCCCTTGTGCTGGGGGCAGACATCGTGGGGAGGGTGGCGAAGCCTCCCGTGATAATACCGGTGGGGATCACTTTAAGCTTCGTGGGGGCAGCCTTCATACTGGCCCTGCTCTTTAGGCTGAGAAAGTATGGTGAGTATTAA
- a CDS encoding ABC transporter substrate-binding protein yields the protein MRKTIYLGIAALVILALSAYYLSQQPGAIQRTTTPTAQTTAATTTTTTPSSVGTVEVVDALGRRVSVKVPVSRVVALGPGALRLVVYLNATDKLAGIEGIERRPPQGRDYGYILWAKNLTSLPVIGQGGPDSPVNFEAIMRVSPDVIIMSPVLANSPDQVQEETGIPVVVVSYSNAVGGVNFTTLFQSLRTLGIVLGREERAEELIRYMESLIQDLNRRTANITQRPKVYVGAISYKGGQPFESTMANFPPLVLLNTPGVADNYGIPPGAKSTGRHF from the coding sequence ATGAGGAAAACCATTTATCTGGGCATCGCCGCACTCGTAATCCTAGCTCTTTCAGCCTACTACCTCTCCCAACAGCCGGGAGCAATTCAACGGACGACTACACCCACGGCACAAACCACGGCCGCCACAACCACGACGACCACGCCGTCTTCCGTCGGTACTGTGGAGGTGGTGGATGCATTGGGACGGCGGGTATCTGTGAAGGTGCCTGTATCTAGAGTTGTGGCCTTGGGGCCGGGGGCGCTTAGGCTCGTGGTATATCTCAACGCCACAGACAAACTAGCCGGGATAGAAGGGATAGAGAGAAGGCCACCACAAGGCAGAGACTACGGCTACATCCTCTGGGCAAAAAACCTCACCTCGCTCCCGGTGATCGGCCAGGGCGGTCCTGACAGCCCCGTCAACTTTGAGGCTATTATGAGGGTGAGCCCCGATGTAATCATTATGTCTCCAGTGTTGGCCAACTCCCCCGACCAAGTACAGGAGGAAACCGGCATACCCGTGGTGGTGGTCTCGTACAGCAACGCCGTAGGCGGGGTGAACTTCACCACTCTCTTCCAGTCGCTGAGGACGTTAGGCATCGTATTGGGTAGAGAGGAGAGGGCTGAGGAGCTGATTAGATATATGGAGAGTTTGATCCAAGACCTCAATAGGCGCACCGCCAACATAACCCAGAGGCCAAAGGTGTACGTAGGCGCAATCTCCTACAAGGGCGGCCAACCCTTCGAGAGCACCATGGCGAACTTCCCGCCGCTGGTCTTGTTGAACACGCCGGGCGTCGCAGACAACTACGGCATACCGCCAGGGGCAAAATCGACTGGGAGACACTTCTGA
- a CDS encoding Rossmann-like domain-containing protein, with protein MGPVAAYIYSSLTLFGLWLVPAAADAVKLAALVNLFGGEVIKPVFLYYVLVRRLAEYVSQMAEGLKVVDYCVCLSGVYVVVEGPRGRALGFAHVPREDLHDLGDTRPPALEEMADFVVDLHPINRTLGVAMMNAVSQYHLGPVEPGDLMKYYAGDPVCLVGNMGPLAESLRRRGHQVYVFEKSPHLRFGAYSEVEERILLPRCKTVIITGMTLLNFTIDDVLAASRGVNILTGPTAGVHPDALRGTGVHVVASMKFNIEPTIRHLKLGRYISLALHRDLGTPYALPVNT; from the coding sequence ATGGGACCCGTGGCGGCCTACATCTACAGCTCCCTCACGTTGTTCGGCCTATGGCTTGTGCCGGCGGCGGCAGACGCCGTAAAGCTCGCCGCGCTGGTGAATCTGTTTGGAGGTGAGGTTATAAAGCCAGTGTTTTTGTATTACGTGCTTGTTAGGAGGCTGGCGGAGTACGTCTCGCAGATGGCCGAGGGCCTTAAGGTGGTGGACTACTGCGTGTGTCTCTCGGGCGTCTATGTGGTGGTTGAGGGGCCGCGGGGGAGGGCGCTGGGCTTCGCCCACGTACCTAGGGAGGACCTCCACGACCTCGGCGACACGAGGCCCCCCGCGCTGGAGGAGATGGCGGACTTCGTCGTAGATCTACATCCCATAAACAGAACATTGGGTGTGGCGATGATGAACGCCGTGTCTCAGTACCACTTGGGGCCTGTGGAGCCGGGCGACTTGATGAAGTACTACGCGGGGGACCCGGTGTGTCTAGTAGGCAACATGGGGCCGCTCGCCGAGTCCCTCAGAAGGAGAGGCCACCAGGTCTACGTATTCGAGAAGTCGCCCCACCTCAGATTCGGCGCATACTCTGAGGTGGAGGAGAGGATCCTCCTCCCCCGCTGCAAGACGGTCATAATCACAGGCATGACCCTGTTGAACTTCACAATAGACGACGTATTGGCCGCCTCCCGGGGGGTAAATATACTGACCGGCCCCACAGCCGGAGTACACCCAGACGCGCTGAGGGGCACAGGTGTGCATGTTGTGGCCTCCATGAAGTTCAACATAGAGCCGACGATACGCCACCTCAAGCTAGGCCGCTACATCTCCCTAGCGCTACACAGAGACCTAGGCACCCCATACGCTCTACCCGTTAATACTTAA
- a CDS encoding dipeptidase, with translation MFIDLHEDIAHYFLTSLSPQPFDVDAEGRQSDLPKLRRAGADLVVAAVFPFVNSYSGWSPNLQLALEGFKVYYSLSDAHGVKIVEGRGDLAAPGLKLLVSLEGADVLSSVDDLRLFFRLGLRALGLTWNLGNKWGGSCCGGRDRGLSEEGYGLVEAAQRMGVLVDLAHAGERTALDALDVARRPVVVSHANAAAVHNHRRNVGDEVLKRLRDVGGVIGLTFIPSTISADPTPRDLAKHARYIRDKFGAEVLAVGTDYLGISTAPRGLESVDKISRLAEALREAGFSREEVEAVMWANAARVLREALP, from the coding sequence ATGTTTATTGATCTACACGAGGACATAGCCCACTATTTCCTCACCTCCCTCAGCCCCCAGCCCTTCGACGTAGACGCAGAGGGGAGACAGAGCGATCTGCCGAAGCTGAGGAGGGCCGGCGCAGACCTCGTGGTTGCGGCCGTCTTCCCCTTCGTCAACTCCTACAGCGGCTGGTCGCCGAACCTCCAGCTCGCGCTGGAGGGATTCAAGGTGTACTACTCTCTTTCCGATGCCCACGGCGTAAAGATAGTGGAGGGAAGAGGCGATCTGGCTGCGCCGGGGCTGAAGCTCCTCGTCTCGCTCGAGGGTGCCGACGTCCTCTCCTCAGTCGACGACCTAAGGCTCTTCTTCAGGCTGGGGCTGCGGGCCCTGGGCCTGACGTGGAACCTCGGCAACAAATGGGGAGGGTCGTGCTGCGGGGGGAGGGACAGAGGCCTCTCCGAGGAGGGCTACGGCCTCGTGGAGGCCGCGCAGAGGATGGGGGTCTTGGTCGATCTGGCGCACGCCGGGGAGAGGACGGCCTTAGACGCGCTGGATGTCGCGAGGAGGCCTGTGGTAGTGAGCCACGCGAACGCCGCCGCAGTGCACAACCACAGGAGGAACGTCGGAGACGAGGTGCTCAAGAGGCTGCGCGACGTAGGCGGAGTTATAGGCCTCACCTTTATACCGTCTACGATATCCGCCGACCCGACCCCCAGAGATCTGGCGAAACACGCGAGGTACATAAGGGACAAATTCGGCGCAGAGGTCCTGGCCGTAGGCACAGACTACCTCGGCATATCTACGGCGCCCCGGGGCTTGGAGTCGGTGGACAAGATCTCCCGTCTGGCGGAGGCGCTGAGGGAGGCGGGCTTCAGCCGCGAGGAGGTGGAGGCAGTTATGTGGGCCAACGCAGCCAGAGTCCTCAGAGAGGCTCTGCCCTAG
- a CDS encoding helix-turn-helix domain-containing protein, whose protein sequence is MCLGSVKALTPEAQRLAKRLGLQLDERSDHLLVYGVDRDILAALRERDEVVVGISPRGVDAELAFASEDLLPLVLSRSECRVLKIPRLHAESGGRIVRAVNEVAIFPRRSASLMSYAVRVDGAALFNDVADGVLISTPLGSSAYARSAGGVLIDPDADVLEIVPVNSTARRSPVIVPASKAVEIAEVRARYTPEIVADGRTRVRLEGGTARVWVGSYARLLKPAPTSRPCPDAKMSPSMRYVYRVLLERGPLTSRSIAEATGLPIRTVEHALRELRRLGLVEAKALGSAKVYSVRP, encoded by the coding sequence GTGTGCCTCGGCTCAGTCAAAGCGCTGACGCCCGAGGCCCAGAGGCTGGCCAAAAGGCTAGGGCTCCAGCTCGACGAAAGGTCCGACCATCTGTTGGTCTACGGGGTAGACAGAGACATACTGGCTGCTCTGAGGGAGAGGGACGAGGTCGTCGTAGGGATATCGCCGAGGGGCGTGGACGCCGAGCTCGCCTTCGCCTCGGAGGACCTCCTCCCCCTGGTGCTCTCGCGCTCGGAGTGCAGAGTGCTCAAAATTCCTAGGCTCCACGCCGAGAGCGGCGGGCGCATCGTAAGGGCCGTCAACGAGGTGGCCATATTTCCCAGGAGGTCGGCCTCGCTTATGTCGTACGCAGTGAGGGTCGACGGAGCGGCCCTCTTCAACGACGTCGCCGACGGCGTGTTGATCTCGACCCCGCTGGGCTCCTCAGCGTACGCAAGATCCGCCGGGGGCGTCCTAATTGATCCCGACGCCGACGTCCTTGAGATAGTGCCCGTCAATTCGACGGCCAGGAGGAGCCCCGTGATAGTGCCTGCGTCCAAGGCGGTGGAGATAGCCGAGGTTAGAGCCAGGTATACGCCCGAGATAGTGGCTGACGGCAGAACTAGGGTCAGGCTCGAGGGAGGGACAGCGAGGGTGTGGGTAGGCTCCTACGCGAGGCTCCTCAAGCCTGCGCCGACCTCTAGGCCCTGCCCAGACGCCAAGATGTCGCCGTCTATGCGCTACGTCTACAGAGTGCTCCTGGAGAGGGGGCCTCTGACCTCCCGCTCGATCGCCGAGGCCACGGGGCTCCCAATAAGGACTGTGGAGCACGCCCTCAGAGAGCTCAGGAGGCTCGGGCTAGTTGAGGCTAAGGCGTTGGGCAGCGCCAAAGTCTACTCAGTCAGACCCTAG
- the purB gene encoding adenylosuccinate lyase — MAVSPFDWRYGSPELRRLFSQEGLVEAYLEVERALVCSLEELGVAERGCCAAVSKVTVRPEEVYELERETKHDILALVRLLEERSGCRYVHYGATSNDVIDTAWALLIKRALSRIKAEAREVGGELRRLAEKYADLPQVGRTHGQWAEPVTLGFKFANYYYELHIACRALEGAAELIRGKLGGAVGTMASWGKAGLKLRELVGARLGISFHPISTQVAPRESFAYLASALSLLAEVGERLATEIRELSRPEIGEVYEVGGGGSSAMPHKANPTNSERVVSLARYVRALTIVAHENVALWHERDLTNSANERIWIPEALLAVDEILSTLARVLRSLRVDEERIRRNLEAALPIITSEFKMLELIRAGRSRSEAYEAARAGGAGELPRDWPVRELIDAALSLPLC, encoded by the coding sequence ATGGCCGTCTCACCGTTCGACTGGAGGTACGGCTCGCCGGAGCTCCGCCGTCTATTCTCTCAGGAGGGGCTCGTCGAGGCCTATCTTGAGGTCGAGAGAGCCCTGGTCTGTTCGCTGGAGGAGCTGGGCGTAGCCGAGAGGGGCTGTTGCGCGGCCGTGTCCAAGGTCACGGTCAGACCGGAGGAGGTCTACGAGCTCGAGAGGGAGACTAAGCACGACATACTGGCCCTCGTGAGGCTCCTTGAGGAGAGGAGCGGCTGTAGATATGTGCACTACGGCGCTACCTCAAACGACGTGATCGACACGGCGTGGGCCCTCCTCATCAAGAGGGCCCTCTCCCGAATCAAGGCCGAGGCGCGCGAGGTGGGCGGCGAGCTGCGGAGGCTTGCCGAGAAATACGCCGATCTCCCCCAGGTGGGTAGGACTCACGGGCAGTGGGCGGAGCCCGTGACTCTGGGCTTCAAGTTCGCCAACTATTACTACGAGCTACACATAGCGTGTAGAGCTCTGGAGGGCGCGGCCGAGCTGATCAGAGGGAAGCTGGGGGGAGCCGTGGGCACTATGGCCTCTTGGGGCAAGGCGGGCCTGAAGCTGAGGGAGCTCGTGGGCGCGAGGCTCGGCATCTCCTTCCACCCCATATCTACGCAAGTGGCGCCCAGGGAGAGCTTCGCCTACCTCGCCTCCGCCCTCTCTCTGTTGGCCGAAGTGGGCGAGAGGCTGGCCACTGAGATCAGAGAGCTCTCCAGGCCCGAGATCGGCGAAGTCTATGAGGTCGGAGGCGGCGGATCTTCGGCGATGCCCCACAAGGCCAATCCCACAAACAGCGAGAGGGTAGTGAGCTTGGCCAGATACGTCAGAGCTCTGACCATTGTGGCGCACGAGAACGTGGCTCTGTGGCACGAGAGGGATCTGACGAACTCGGCCAACGAGAGGATATGGATCCCAGAGGCCCTTCTGGCAGTCGACGAAATTCTGTCCACCCTGGCCCGCGTATTGAGGAGCCTCAGAGTGGACGAGGAGAGGATAAGGCGGAACTTGGAGGCCGCCCTCCCCATCATCACAAGCGAGTTCAAAATGTTGGAGCTCATAAGGGCTGGGAGGAGCAGATCGGAGGCCTACGAGGCCGCCAGAGCCGGGGGCGCCGGGGAGCTCCCGAGGGACTGGCCCGTCAGAGAACTTATCGACGCCGCGCTCTCGCTCCCGCTCTGTTAG
- a CDS encoding DUF2299 domain-containing protein, producing MELDGEIERWLKGLGLKIVVPPNAPEPFHISTSPPTGVPIVDVVRPKDAEYYVIAMGIAIHPDHKRALSSMKEQDRRRFLLELKRAVLAMGVDFAFIPPDAEVPDFVQISKPVPTAGLDARSFLEEYYRVRNAGLIVMVSFADTFRPGKGPQQSLYA from the coding sequence ATGGAGTTGGACGGAGAGATTGAGAGGTGGCTCAAGGGGCTGGGCTTAAAGATAGTTGTGCCGCCCAATGCGCCTGAGCCCTTCCATATTTCTACGTCTCCGCCGACCGGCGTGCCCATAGTCGACGTCGTGAGGCCCAAGGACGCCGAATACTACGTCATAGCCATGGGCATAGCGATACACCCCGACCACAAGAGGGCGCTCTCCTCTATGAAGGAGCAAGACAGGAGGAGGTTCCTCCTGGAGCTGAAGCGGGCGGTCTTGGCCATGGGAGTGGACTTCGCCTTCATTCCGCCCGACGCAGAGGTGCCCGACTTCGTCCAGATATCCAAGCCGGTCCCCACAGCGGGGCTCGACGCGCGGAGCTTCCTGGAGGAGTACTACAGAGTGAGGAACGCCGGCCTCATCGTGATGGTGAGCTTCGCCGACACCTTCAGGCCCGGCAAGGGGCCTCAACAGTCGCTCTATGCTTAA